The following proteins are encoded in a genomic region of Tenacibaculum sp. 190524A05c:
- a CDS encoding RimK family alpha-L-glutamate ligase, whose protein sequence is MNIFILSVGEHVYSTKRLYDEAVKRGHDVSIINHMKCSIKLSGGKREIVYYGENIIDEPDIIIPRIGASATRHGAAVVKEFEMNDVFSSARSLGIIRAQNKVRTLQIMNRKGIPIPDTLFSVNPENIKEQIELLGGAPVIIKLQEGTQGMGVMLAESKKSAKSIIDTFYRMNMHILLQEFIKESNSEDIRVIVAGDKVITAMKRKGLDDDFRSNIHRGGSGSKVELTNKEKNMAIKAANYLGLPIAGVDLIRSKRGPLLIEVNSTPGLQGIEAYTKVNVAERIIKYLEKKCSIQNSRTRR, encoded by the coding sequence ATGAACATTTTTATTCTTTCTGTCGGTGAACATGTTTATTCCACAAAACGTTTGTATGATGAAGCCGTCAAAAGAGGTCATGATGTGAGTATTATCAATCACATGAAATGTTCTATTAAATTAAGTGGAGGAAAACGAGAAATTGTTTACTACGGTGAAAATATAATTGACGAACCGGATATTATTATTCCTAGAATTGGTGCCTCTGCAACAAGACATGGAGCTGCAGTAGTAAAAGAATTTGAAATGAATGATGTGTTCAGTTCTGCTCGTTCCTTAGGAATCATTAGAGCGCAAAATAAAGTTCGCACACTACAAATTATGAATCGTAAAGGAATTCCTATTCCCGACACTTTATTTTCTGTAAATCCTGAAAACATTAAAGAACAAATTGAATTACTAGGTGGTGCACCGGTAATTATAAAACTACAAGAAGGAACTCAAGGAATGGGTGTAATGTTGGCTGAAAGTAAAAAGTCAGCCAAATCAATTATTGATACATTCTACAGAATGAATATGCATATTTTACTTCAGGAATTTATTAAAGAAAGTAATAGTGAAGATATTCGAGTAATTGTAGCTGGAGATAAGGTGATTACAGCAATGAAACGTAAAGGTTTAGATGACGATTTCAGATCTAATATTCATAGAGGCGGTTCAGGTTCAAAAGTTGAATTGACCAATAAAGAGAAAAACATGGCAATAAAAGCTGCAAACTATTTAGGCTTGCCCATTGCCGGTGTTGACTTAATTAGATCAAAAAGAGGTCCTTTACTTATCGAAGTAAATTCAACTCCAGGTTTACAAGGAATAGAGGCGTACACAAAGGTTAATGTGGCTGAAAGAATTATTAAATACTTAGAGAAGAAATGTTCGATACAAAATTCAAGAACGAGGAGATAA
- a CDS encoding succinylglutamate desuccinylase/aspartoacylase family protein produces MFDTKFKNEEISIRSEKIGLGESKLIKIPVDRLPTGTLIEIPVYVFNGKELGPTVLLQGGLHGDETNSIELVRRMLIDKSYKIHKGCVIVVPLLNIFGFLSFSRELHGKDVNRSFPGSRRGSLASRLAYYLMKEITKNVDFAIDYHTGGAQRSNFPQIRYTPQDERGRKLADIFNSPFVFPSKAIPKSFRNECFKHDIPVIVYEGGESLRLDEHAINEGIYGTLRILRHFKMISDTVEIPENNSSISIEKRSWIRAKAAGIFNSKVENGAAILKGDVLGFIMDTYGETKFAVKAPKDGYIIAKNNFPVVNLGDALFHVGY; encoded by the coding sequence ATGTTCGATACAAAATTCAAGAACGAGGAGATAAGCATAAGAAGTGAGAAAATTGGTCTAGGTGAATCTAAATTGATTAAAATTCCCGTAGATAGATTACCCACAGGAACTCTCATAGAAATTCCAGTATATGTATTTAATGGTAAAGAATTAGGTCCGACAGTACTTTTACAAGGAGGATTACATGGTGACGAAACAAATAGCATTGAACTTGTTCGAAGAATGCTAATTGATAAATCTTATAAAATTCATAAAGGCTGTGTAATTGTTGTTCCCTTGTTAAATATTTTCGGATTCTTGAGTTTTTCAAGAGAACTGCACGGAAAAGATGTTAATCGAAGTTTCCCAGGATCGAGAAGAGGATCTTTAGCAAGCAGACTTGCGTATTATTTAATGAAAGAAATTACAAAGAATGTAGATTTTGCAATAGATTATCACACAGGTGGAGCGCAAAGAAGTAATTTCCCTCAAATTCGATATACTCCACAAGATGAAAGAGGTAGAAAATTAGCCGATATTTTTAATTCACCTTTTGTATTCCCTTCTAAAGCAATTCCAAAGTCATTCCGAAATGAGTGTTTTAAACATGATATTCCAGTGATTGTTTATGAAGGAGGAGAATCTTTAAGATTAGATGAACATGCCATAAACGAAGGAATCTACGGTACTTTAAGAATTTTGAGACACTTTAAAATGATAAGTGATACTGTTGAAATTCCAGAGAATAATTCTTCTATTTCCATTGAAAAACGAAGCTGGATTCGTGCCAAAGCTGCAGGAATATTCAATTCAAAAGTTGAAAACGGAGCAGCAATTTTAAAAGGAGATGTTCTTGGATTTATAATGGATACCTATGGTGAAACTAAGTTTGCTGTTAAGGCTCCAAAAGATGGATATATCATTGCAAAAAACAATTTTCCCGTTGTAAATTTAGGAGACGCTCTTTTCCATGTAGGCTACTAA
- a CDS encoding DEAD/DEAH box helicase codes for MTFESLGLKKELLKAIEEKGYTTPSPIQEKAIPVILKGNDVLASAQTGTGKTAGFTLPILQIITDTKNPKFRPIRALILTPTRELASQIYDNVRDYSKHVNIKSTVIFGGVNPKKQIAAIRNGVDVLVATPGRLLDLHDQKALSLKRVDILILDEADRMLDMGFVRDIKKIIALLPNQRQNLLFSATFSKEIKKLAQGILTNPSLVEAAPENTTAEMVTQKIYRVPKSRKAAMVIELISKGNWDQVLIFTRTKHGANRLAEKLQKKDISSAAIHGNKSQSARTKALKGFKENSIRVLVATDIAARGIDIPLLPHVINYELPNIPEDYVHRIGRTGRAGASGEAISLVSREELEYVKSIEKLLQQKLKIVELEGFDLTPTEQSQQNRSSTKKPKSSQSNKPKRNFSRKKKTNDTKENNPKSTKNRRNNNKRRFKKGPRKDNG; via the coding sequence ATGACATTTGAATCGTTAGGATTAAAAAAAGAGCTTTTAAAAGCAATTGAAGAAAAAGGATATACAACTCCATCCCCAATACAAGAAAAAGCAATCCCAGTAATTTTAAAAGGAAATGATGTACTTGCCTCAGCTCAAACCGGAACTGGTAAAACAGCAGGATTCACATTACCTATTTTACAAATAATAACAGACACCAAGAATCCAAAGTTCCGCCCTATTCGAGCGCTTATATTAACACCAACAAGAGAATTAGCCTCTCAAATTTATGACAACGTAAGAGATTACAGTAAACATGTCAATATAAAATCCACCGTAATATTCGGCGGTGTAAACCCTAAAAAACAGATTGCTGCCATTCGAAATGGAGTTGATGTTTTAGTTGCTACACCAGGAAGACTTTTAGATTTGCATGATCAAAAAGCATTGTCTTTAAAACGAGTTGATATCCTCATTCTTGATGAAGCGGATAGAATGCTAGATATGGGATTTGTTAGAGATATTAAAAAAATAATTGCTCTTCTGCCAAACCAAAGACAAAACTTACTTTTCTCGGCTACTTTTTCAAAAGAAATCAAAAAACTAGCTCAAGGAATTTTAACCAATCCTTCCTTAGTTGAAGCTGCTCCAGAAAATACAACTGCGGAAATGGTAACACAAAAGATTTATCGTGTTCCAAAAAGTAGAAAGGCTGCAATGGTTATTGAATTGATTTCAAAAGGCAACTGGGATCAAGTACTAATTTTCACAAGAACCAAACATGGTGCGAATAGGTTAGCTGAGAAACTCCAAAAGAAAGATATTTCTTCAGCCGCTATACATGGAAATAAAAGTCAAAGCGCACGTACAAAAGCTTTAAAAGGATTTAAAGAAAATAGCATTCGTGTTTTAGTTGCTACTGATATTGCCGCACGAGGCATAGATATTCCACTATTACCACATGTTATCAATTATGAACTGCCTAATATTCCTGAAGATTATGTACACAGGATAGGAAGAACTGGTAGAGCTGGTGCAAGTGGAGAAGCAATTTCTCTAGTCAGTAGAGAAGAATTAGAATATGTAAAGAGCATAGAAAAGTTATTACAGCAAAAGCTCAAAATTGTTGAATTAGAAGGTTTCGATCTTACGCCTACTGAACAATCTCAACAAAATAGGTCTTCCACTAAAAAACCTAAATCATCTCAAAGTAATAAACCTAAAAGAAACTTTAGTCGTAAAAAGAAAACTAACGATACTAAAGAAAACAACCCTAAATCAACTAAAAACAGACGAAATAATAATAAGAGAAGGTTTAAAAAGGGACCAAGAAAAGATAACGGATAA
- a CDS encoding Crp/Fnr family transcriptional regulator, with product MNLEKYLKHIIDNPSLDQELPEVINAFEKTTLKKNDFFVKEGAVCNHFCFVESGVLQHAILLNGEEKTTYLALKNSCTVALKSFLNQKPSRKSIKALSDCTLWIISADNFKDLLKNNEAFFMFYHKLIENQIFRIDDYRIDLLTLSPEERYQKLLHNDPQLLQSIPLHYLASFLGISTRHMSRIRKNIK from the coding sequence ATGAATTTAGAGAAATATCTAAAACATATTATTGATAATCCTTCTTTGGATCAAGAATTACCAGAGGTAATTAATGCCTTCGAAAAAACCACACTAAAAAAAAATGATTTTTTCGTGAAGGAAGGTGCGGTATGCAATCATTTCTGCTTTGTAGAGAGTGGAGTTTTACAGCATGCAATTCTTCTAAACGGAGAAGAAAAAACAACATATTTAGCATTAAAAAACTCCTGTACTGTTGCACTTAAAAGCTTTTTAAATCAAAAACCATCTAGAAAAAGCATCAAAGCGTTAAGTGATTGTACTTTGTGGATTATATCTGCGGATAATTTCAAAGACTTACTTAAGAATAATGAAGCATTTTTCATGTTTTATCATAAGCTCATCGAAAATCAAATTTTTAGAATCGATGACTATAGAATAGACTTGCTTACTCTATCACCAGAAGAACGATATCAAAAATTACTTCATAACGATCCTCAACTTTTACAAAGTATTCCTCTTCATTATTTAGCTTCCTTCTTAGGAATTTCTACAAGACATATGAGTAGAATCCGTAAAAACATAAAATAA
- a CDS encoding aminopeptidase P family protein, translating to MKYLPINKQLFIKNRKNFMAQMKPNSLAVFNSNDIYPVSADSTLPFEQHRDIFFLSGVDQEESILVVFPDCPKENLREVLFLRETNEHIAVWEGEKLTKEKAFETSGVKTVFWLQDLEKVLAEMMAYADTVYINTNEHYRANIETETREARFTKWLLNKYPAHSVAKSNPILQRLRSVKDQIELDLIQKACDITEKGFRRILNFVQPDVWEYEIEAEFSHEFLRNRSKGFAYTPIIASGSNANVLHYIENNQQCKAGELILLDVGAEYANYSSDMSRTIPVSGRFTYRQRDVYNAVNRVKKDATKMLVPGADWTEYHKEVGKLMTSELLGLGLLDKADVQNENPDWPAYKKYFMHGTSHHMGLDTHDYGLLHEPMQANMVFTVEPGIYLPDEGFGIRLEDDVVIQDNAEPFNLMRNIPIEAEEIEDIMNKS from the coding sequence ATGAAATATTTACCAATAAACAAACAACTTTTCATAAAGAATAGAAAAAACTTTATGGCTCAAATGAAGCCAAACAGTTTAGCTGTATTTAATTCTAATGATATTTATCCTGTAAGTGCAGATTCTACACTTCCTTTTGAACAGCACAGAGATATTTTCTTTTTAAGTGGAGTAGATCAGGAAGAAAGTATTTTAGTGGTTTTTCCAGATTGTCCTAAAGAAAACTTAAGAGAAGTATTATTCTTAAGAGAAACTAATGAGCATATTGCGGTTTGGGAAGGTGAAAAGCTAACGAAAGAAAAAGCTTTTGAAACTAGCGGAGTAAAAACTGTTTTTTGGTTACAAGATTTAGAGAAAGTATTGGCGGAAATGATGGCGTATGCAGATACTGTTTACATCAATACAAATGAGCATTATCGTGCAAATATTGAAACAGAAACCAGAGAAGCACGTTTTACAAAATGGTTACTAAATAAATACCCAGCACATTCTGTTGCTAAGAGTAATCCTATTTTACAACGTCTGCGTTCTGTAAAAGATCAAATCGAATTAGATTTAATTCAAAAAGCTTGTGATATAACGGAGAAAGGTTTCAGAAGAATCTTAAACTTCGTACAACCTGATGTTTGGGAATATGAAATTGAAGCGGAGTTTTCTCATGAATTCTTAAGAAATCGTTCTAAAGGATTTGCTTATACTCCAATTATTGCTAGTGGTAGTAATGCCAATGTTTTACACTACATAGAAAATAACCAACAATGTAAAGCTGGTGAATTAATTTTACTAGATGTTGGTGCTGAATATGCAAATTATTCAAGTGATATGAGTAGAACAATTCCTGTTTCTGGACGATTTACGTATCGTCAAAGAGATGTGTATAATGCTGTAAATCGAGTTAAAAAGGATGCTACTAAAATGTTAGTTCCTGGTGCAGATTGGACAGAATATCATAAAGAGGTTGGGAAATTAATGACTTCTGAGTTGCTTGGTTTAGGATTATTAGACAAAGCCGATGTTCAAAATGAAAATCCAGATTGGCCTGCATATAAAAAGTACTTTATGCACGGAACTTCTCACCATATGGGATTAGATACGCATGATTACGGATTATTACACGAACCGATGCAAGCGAACATGGTGTTTACTGTTGAACCAGGAATTTACTTGCCAGATGAAGGATTTGGAATTCGTTTAGAAGACGATGTTGTAATCCAAGATAACGCAGAGCCATTCAACCTAATGCGAAACATTCCAATCGAAGCAGAAGAAATTGAAGATATTATGAACAAATCATAA
- a CDS encoding 3'-5' exonuclease: MSTHFELNNILFLDIETVPQYEHWNDVPEETQHLFELKTQYQRKDEFTPKQFYERAGIWAEFGKIICISVGYFVEKENDYQLRVTSFAGENEKDLLLDFKELLDVHFNKKKHLLCAHNGKEFDFPFIARRMLINGIQLPEKLNLFRKKPWEVPHLDTMELWKFGDYKHFTSLSLLTHIFGIPSPKQDIDGSEVASVYYQDKDIPRIIRYCENDTIAVAQLLLKFNNLPILEKKNILQVSLQLENS; encoded by the coding sequence ATGTCAACACATTTTGAACTGAACAATATCTTATTTTTAGATATTGAAACGGTTCCTCAATATGAACATTGGAATGATGTTCCTGAGGAAACCCAACATTTATTTGAACTGAAAACTCAGTATCAACGAAAAGATGAATTCACACCAAAACAGTTTTACGAACGCGCCGGAATTTGGGCTGAGTTCGGAAAAATTATCTGTATTTCTGTTGGTTATTTTGTAGAAAAAGAAAATGATTATCAACTTCGAGTTACCTCTTTTGCAGGAGAAAATGAAAAAGATCTGCTTCTTGACTTTAAGGAATTACTGGATGTTCATTTCAATAAGAAAAAACATTTGTTATGCGCCCACAATGGTAAGGAATTCGACTTTCCTTTCATTGCTCGGAGAATGCTAATTAATGGAATCCAATTGCCTGAAAAGTTAAATCTTTTCCGCAAAAAACCATGGGAAGTTCCACATTTAGACACCATGGAATTATGGAAATTCGGAGATTACAAGCATTTTACTTCATTGAGTTTATTAACTCATATTTTCGGTATACCTTCTCCTAAACAAGATATCGATGGAAGTGAAGTTGCGAGTGTTTATTATCAGGACAAAGATATTCCTAGAATTATTCGGTATTGCGAAAATGACACAATTGCTGTAGCACAACTGCTTCTTAAATTCAATAATTTGCCTATTTTAGAAAAGAAAAACATTCTGCAAGTCAGTTTACAACTAGAAAATAGTTGA
- the glpK gene encoding glycerol kinase GlpK, whose translation MEQKYLVAFDQGTTSTRTIIFDKKGQIKAIAQKELTQHYPKSGWVEHDPVEIFNDQQATFHEAVKKSGIQPSEIAAVGITNQRETTVVWDKETGEPVHNAIVWLDKRTTAICEDLKNRGLSNYVREHTGLVIDSYFSATKLKWILDNVDGVKEKAAVGKLCFGTIDSWLIYKFTNHQKHVTDHSNASRTMIYDIKNLSWDDTLLKALEIPTSLLPKVQTSSSHFGDINFEGNTIPIYGVAGDQQASLFGQGGFKSGIAKNTYGTGCFMLLNTGTKQVQSESGLLTTLTCSLESEPVQYALEGSVFVGGASIQWLRDRMKLIDNAADTEAICNSIPPLKNIYVVPAFAGLGAPYWDAEAKGSIYGMTLDTGKEEIIKATVEALAYQTKDVITAMIKDSGKEMITLKVDGGASANNYLMQFQSDILNVAVDRPKMIEVTAFGAALLAGIKAGVWTKEDIETIREVDTIFTTKMKPKVRKKKYKGWLKAIEKTQTSKKKKLKPQPVRFSVLDRDKHLKKLKSETFDLLVIGGGITGAGIALDASSRGMKVCLVEKNDFASGTSNKSTKLIHGGLRYLKQLEIGLVRESGSERAIVHKLAPHLVIPEKMLLPLIEGGTYGKMMTAIGLKVYDLLANVGGDDARRMLDKKETMEKEPMLDEKITLGSGYYAEYRTDDARLTIEILKKATEFGATVINYCEMESFLYNKEGKIENVQCVDINTGKKFNVKARNYVSAAGPWVDLLREKDTSMNNKHLHLTKGVHIVFPHEKLPIKQSVYFDVPDGRMVFAIPRGRCTYVGTTDTNYYGSLDRVVATKEDAEYLLEAVNNTFPDVDLTIKDIESNWAGLRPLIHEEEKDPSELSRKDEIFISKSGLISIAGGKLTGYRKMAHRVIDAVLKTMDEKRRNSYKKSQTENILLVNPSMHSVEEVEAYQLELEKQLSDLGVNDAYYAWHLCTTYGKKANTILERTSFFASGSIEQRLIRAELWYCINFEMTNSLADFFVRRTGRLYFNIESISKHLDIIINDFVRSLDWDENRVHEEKTLLNQLLADATTYYDSEF comes from the coding sequence ATGGAGCAAAAATATCTAGTCGCTTTCGATCAAGGTACAACAAGTACACGAACAATTATTTTCGATAAAAAAGGACAAATAAAAGCGATTGCTCAAAAAGAATTAACGCAGCATTATCCTAAATCTGGTTGGGTTGAACACGATCCTGTTGAGATTTTTAATGATCAACAAGCAACTTTTCATGAAGCTGTTAAAAAATCAGGAATTCAACCTTCAGAAATTGCAGCCGTAGGAATCACCAATCAACGTGAAACTACAGTAGTTTGGGATAAAGAAACAGGAGAACCTGTTCATAATGCAATTGTTTGGCTAGATAAGCGAACTACAGCTATTTGTGAAGATTTAAAAAATCGTGGATTATCAAATTATGTTCGAGAACATACTGGTTTGGTCATCGACTCTTATTTTTCTGCTACAAAATTAAAATGGATACTAGATAATGTTGATGGTGTTAAAGAAAAAGCTGCGGTTGGTAAGCTTTGCTTTGGAACTATCGATAGCTGGTTGATTTATAAATTTACCAATCATCAAAAACATGTTACGGATCACAGTAATGCATCTCGTACCATGATTTACGATATCAAGAATTTAAGTTGGGACGATACTTTACTCAAGGCTTTAGAAATTCCGACTTCTTTACTACCTAAAGTACAGACATCATCTTCACATTTTGGAGATATTAATTTTGAAGGAAATACAATTCCAATCTATGGTGTTGCGGGAGATCAACAAGCTTCTTTATTTGGACAAGGTGGTTTCAAATCTGGAATCGCTAAAAATACGTACGGAACAGGATGTTTCATGCTATTAAACACGGGAACAAAACAAGTTCAATCAGAAAGTGGTTTACTAACCACCTTAACGTGTAGTCTAGAATCAGAACCTGTTCAATATGCATTGGAAGGAAGTGTTTTCGTTGGTGGAGCCTCAATTCAGTGGTTACGAGATCGAATGAAATTAATTGATAATGCTGCCGATACAGAAGCCATTTGTAATAGTATTCCACCGTTAAAAAATATTTATGTTGTTCCTGCTTTTGCTGGTTTAGGTGCTCCGTATTGGGATGCAGAAGCTAAAGGTAGTATTTATGGAATGACGTTAGATACTGGAAAAGAGGAAATTATTAAAGCTACTGTTGAAGCTTTAGCGTATCAAACCAAAGATGTAATTACTGCTATGATTAAAGATAGTGGTAAAGAAATGATAACACTAAAAGTTGATGGTGGAGCAAGTGCAAACAACTATTTAATGCAATTTCAATCCGACATTTTAAATGTTGCTGTTGATCGACCAAAAATGATTGAAGTTACTGCTTTTGGAGCCGCATTATTAGCTGGAATAAAAGCTGGTGTTTGGACTAAAGAAGATATTGAAACCATTAGAGAAGTTGATACTATTTTTACCACCAAAATGAAACCTAAGGTTCGTAAGAAAAAGTATAAAGGTTGGTTAAAAGCTATTGAAAAAACACAAACGTCTAAGAAGAAAAAATTAAAACCTCAACCTGTTCGTTTTTCAGTTTTAGATCGTGATAAGCACCTTAAAAAATTAAAATCAGAAACTTTTGATTTGCTCGTTATTGGCGGAGGAATTACAGGAGCTGGAATTGCATTAGATGCATCTTCTAGAGGAATGAAAGTTTGCTTGGTTGAAAAAAACGATTTTGCTTCTGGAACTAGCAATAAATCAACAAAACTTATACATGGTGGACTTCGATACCTAAAGCAATTAGAAATTGGATTGGTAAGAGAATCTGGTTCAGAACGTGCAATTGTTCATAAACTAGCGCCGCATTTAGTAATTCCAGAAAAGATGTTGTTGCCTTTAATTGAAGGTGGAACTTATGGTAAAATGATGACTGCAATTGGTTTGAAGGTTTACGATTTATTGGCCAATGTTGGCGGAGATGATGCTCGAAGAATGCTGGATAAAAAAGAAACCATGGAAAAAGAGCCAATGTTAGATGAAAAAATAACATTGGGTAGTGGTTATTATGCAGAATACAGAACAGACGATGCCAGACTTACCATAGAAATTCTTAAAAAAGCCACGGAATTTGGTGCTACAGTAATTAATTATTGTGAAATGGAATCTTTCCTTTACAATAAAGAAGGAAAAATTGAAAATGTACAATGTGTCGACATCAATACTGGTAAAAAATTCAATGTAAAAGCGCGAAATTATGTTTCTGCTGCCGGACCTTGGGTTGATTTACTGAGAGAGAAAGACACCTCTATGAACAACAAACACTTGCATTTAACCAAAGGTGTTCATATTGTTTTTCCGCACGAGAAATTACCAATTAAACAGTCAGTTTATTTTGATGTACCTGATGGAAGAATGGTTTTTGCAATTCCAAGAGGAAGATGCACCTATGTTGGAACTACAGACACGAATTATTATGGTAGTTTGGATCGCGTAGTTGCTACTAAAGAAGATGCTGAGTATCTTTTAGAAGCAGTGAATAATACATTTCCCGATGTTGATTTGACCATCAAGGACATCGAATCGAATTGGGCCGGTTTACGACCTTTAATTCATGAAGAGGAAAAGGATCCTTCAGAACTATCAAGAAAAGACGAGATTTTCATCTCTAAAAGCGGATTGATATCTATTGCAGGAGGAAAACTCACTGGATATCGTAAAATGGCACATCGTGTTATTGATGCTGTTTTAAAAACCATGGATGAAAAAAGAAGAAATTCCTATAAAAAATCGCAAACGGAAAACATCTTGTTGGTAAATCCAAGTATGCATTCGGTTGAAGAAGTTGAGGCTTATCAACTAGAATTAGAAAAACAACTTTCTGATTTAGGAGTTAATGATGCTTACTATGCTTGGCACTTATGCACTACCTATGGTAAAAAAGCAAATACAATTCTGGAAAGAACTTCGTTTTTTGCTAGTGGAAGCATTGAGCAACGATTAATTCGTGCAGAATTATGGTACTGCATCAATTTTGAAATGACAAATAGTTTAGCTGATTTCTTTGTGAGACGTACTGGAAGGTTATATTTCAATATTGAAAGTATTTCTAAACATTTAGACATAATTATCAATGATTTTGTTCGCAGTTTAGACTGGGATGAAAATCGAGTTCATGAAGAAAAAACGTTATTGAACCAACTTTTAGCTGACGCAACAACCTATTACGATTCAGAGTTTTAA